The genomic interval AAGCAAACTCCTATGTAAAAGGGGACATTATAAAGCAGACAATGCTTCATGCTTTTTATACTTTTTATTTGAATTTTTTGTTTTCTTCTGGTGCTTTTTCAAAACCACTATTTAATTAATTACTTTTACTTATTCATTAATTATAACTATTCCGTGCAAGTAAAAACATTGCATACTATAAAATGCTTATCTTGCAATTAATAGCTGGCAGCCCTCTTTAACTAACTACATGAGCAACCTTATTTGCTTCACAAAACCCCAATATGAATACTATAAAAACTTTATAAATTTAAAGTTTTTTAATATCTTAAAGATAATAAGCATTACAAGCCTATTCATAAATGAAACATATTGTTATTGGAATAAGAAAATATGGTAAAAATTAATTAAGAATATATAAAATATACTTTTTAAAAACTCAAAATGTTATAAAACTTCTAATATTATACACTAAATTTAATTATTTTAATATTATATATAATATTAAAATAATTAAATTTAGTGTATAATATTAGAGTAATTAAATTTATTATTTACTAAAGACTGAATTATATTCGGGGGAATATTTATGAAATACTACATAATTATATGTATGTTTATTTTTCTATTTTTAAATGCTTGCAGTCTAGATTTTGATACCAAACACAAAGATATTAAATCTCCATCTAATAAGAAATCAAAGCCTAGCACAGAAGAAGGCCCTGGCAGAGAGGAATTAAAGCCTGACACAGAAGAAGGCCTAAATAAAGAAATAAAAAACAAACTACTTAATGGTTTAAAAAATTTAATAGAAACAGCTAACACACATAAAGAAAAGTATATAAAAAGAATGGAAGAAGAGCCTTCTGATCAATATGGAATGCCTTTTAATGGTTTGAATTGGGGACCAGGCACAGAAGATATATCCAGCAATACTGTTAGATCTATAAACTATAGAAGATATACTTATACTCTTTTAAGTGATATTGATACTAAGGAATTAAAGGAATTTGCAAATATTTTAACTCTGGCAACAGCATATAGTATGTACAACCTATTTAGCAGCCTTGGAGTCGATCTTGACATAGTAACTAATCGCTTATACCCCAAAAAAGATACTCTAGATAAACTAGACACTTCAGATTTACAGAAACTTAAAAATTCACTTGAAAAAATATTATCTATAATAAAAAATATCTCAGAAATGTCAAAACAACTCTTATTAGATTATCAAAATGACACAAATCTTATAAAAACAGATGTTAATAAGCTTAAATCTCATGTAAGTGCTCTTTATAATCAATTTAAAGAAAAAGCTGAAGAATCAGACAAGCTA from Borreliella afzelii carries:
- a CDS encoding virulence associated lipoprotein gives rise to the protein MKYYIIICMFIFLFLNACSLDFDTKHKDIKSPSNKKSKPSTEEGPGREELKPDTEEGLNKEIKNKLLNGLKNLIETANTHKEKYIKRMEEEPSDQYGMPFNGLNWGPGTEDISSNTVRSINYRRYTYTLLSDIDTKELKEFANILTLATAYSMYNLFSSLGVDLDIVTNRLYPKKDTLDKLDTSDLQKLKNSLEKILSIIKNISEMSKQLLLDYQNDTNLIKTDVNKLKSHVSALYNQFKEKAEESDKLQKTVISLIKTL